The following are from one region of the Phormidium sp. PBR-2020 genome:
- a CDS encoding serine hydrolase yields MALWTPVPEGSMERSVEGRESLETANPGLSQQSLGRELTDLTAELQGLVAEYPDLTPGVAVVDVATGDYVKIGQDRPFAAASTIKIPILVAFFQAVDGGQVRLDERLELRESHMAGGAGRLQDEGPGLELSALEVATLMMTESDNTATNMLIERLGGMETLNQRFRQWGMGETLLQDWLPDLQGSNQTTPQELAGMLGQIERGELLSMASRDRMLRIMMLTENNRLLPQGLGTGAVIAHKTGNLRFILADAGLVDVVNGQRYVVVTLVERPEYDEEAVTLIRELSARVYGYFAP; encoded by the coding sequence ATGGCTTTGTGGACGCCGGTTCCAGAGGGGTCTATGGAAAGGTCTGTGGAGGGGAGAGAGTCCCTGGAGACGGCTAATCCTGGGTTATCGCAACAGTCCCTAGGACGGGAGTTGACGGATTTAACCGCCGAGTTGCAGGGGTTGGTGGCGGAGTATCCTGACTTGACGCCGGGGGTAGCGGTGGTGGATGTGGCGACCGGAGATTATGTGAAAATTGGTCAGGATAGACCGTTTGCGGCGGCGAGTACGATTAAGATTCCTATTTTGGTGGCGTTTTTCCAGGCGGTGGATGGGGGACAGGTTCGCCTAGATGAGCGGTTGGAGTTGCGGGAGTCCCATATGGCTGGGGGGGCTGGGCGTTTACAGGATGAAGGGCCGGGGTTGGAACTCTCGGCGTTGGAAGTGGCGACGTTGATGATGACGGAGAGTGATAATACCGCCACCAATATGCTGATTGAGCGGTTGGGGGGAATGGAGACCTTGAATCAACGGTTTCGTCAGTGGGGAATGGGGGAGACGCTGTTGCAGGATTGGCTGCCGGATTTGCAGGGAAGCAATCAAACCACTCCGCAGGAGTTGGCGGGGATGCTGGGACAGATTGAACGGGGAGAGTTGCTGTCCATGGCGAGTCGGGACAGAATGCTACGAATTATGATGTTGACGGAGAACAATCGTTTGTTGCCCCAGGGATTGGGAACTGGGGCGGTGATTGCTCATAAGACAGGGAATTTGCGTTTTATTTTGGCGGATGCGGGATTGGTGGATGTGGTGAATGGTCAGCGGTATGTGGTGGTGACGTTGGTGGAGCGTCCTGAGTATGATGAGGAGGCGGTGACGTTGATTCGGGAGTTGTCGGCGCGAGTGTATGGGTATTTTGCACCCTGA